In a genomic window of Algoriphagus halophilus:
- a CDS encoding LytR/AlgR family response regulator transcription factor, translating into MKLKCVAIDDEPLALDLICKFIEQTSFLQLEGRFSNGIEALGFINQNEVQLIFMDIQMPDLSGMELARVLDGKKNSDKTRIIFATAYHQFAIEGYKVEALDYLLKPYSYEEFLNAATKAFSYFEKLNSATPISSNLAESNAVPEYIFLKVEYQLVKVILKDIAYVEAYKDYVKVHLISKPNPLLSLTSLKSMEELLPSSHFMRVHRSYIVSLDHIDSVSKNVIQIGKHHIAVGDNYKEAFLEFLSKWMN; encoded by the coding sequence ATGAAACTCAAATGTGTAGCGATAGATGACGAGCCATTAGCCCTCGACTTGATCTGCAAGTTCATTGAGCAAACCTCTTTCCTACAACTAGAAGGCCGGTTCAGTAATGGAATCGAAGCTTTAGGCTTTATCAACCAAAATGAAGTCCAGTTAATATTCATGGACATCCAAATGCCTGATCTTTCCGGGATGGAACTTGCTAGGGTATTGGATGGAAAAAAGAATTCTGATAAGACAAGAATCATTTTTGCCACAGCTTACCATCAATTCGCCATAGAGGGCTATAAAGTGGAAGCTTTGGATTATTTGCTAAAGCCTTATAGCTACGAAGAATTTCTAAATGCTGCCACAAAGGCTTTTAGCTATTTTGAAAAGTTAAACTCCGCAACACCTATCAGCAGTAATCTAGCTGAGTCTAATGCTGTTCCCGAATACATTTTTTTAAAAGTGGAGTATCAGTTGGTGAAAGTGATTTTAAAAGATATTGCCTACGTAGAAGCTTACAAGGACTATGTCAAAGTTCATTTAATTTCCAAGCCCAACCCTCTACTCTCTTTGACAAGTTTGAAAAGTATGGAAGAGCTACTCCCTTCCTCCCACTTTATGCGGGTACACCGATCCTATATTGTTTCATTAGATCATATTGATTCGGTTTCAAAAAATGTAATTCAGATTGGAAAACACCACATTGCCGTAGGAGATAATTACAAAGAAGCTTTCCTTGAGTTTCTAAGCAAATGGATGAATTAA
- a CDS encoding sensor histidine kinase, translating to MPPFSSKKNLSFIVHILGWLMLCIILILLSPLSWRMGDNELPDAFWYKQVFLIIFLIGVFYSNVSITVPRILLKGKNYQYILLVVGGAILFYFSIIYFEQFIKYPQKMHEFFNPNKPYSPRGRWLPGDVFQILLYMVSIGLSTSLALVQKWQRDEVERQDLEKQKINTELSYLKAQINPHFFFNTLNNIYSLTNLDVKKAQEALLKLSRMMRYVLYENQKDVTLLKKEVNFIQDYIELMKMRLSNNVKLNLKIEEPKDDHIIAPMLLLPFLENSFKHGISSQKECEITIRLEVMGETLFFETRNQIFPIHSDSPEAKENGIGMVNTQRRLALLYPEKHRLKFGKEESNNEYWVNLTINLA from the coding sequence ATGCCTCCATTTAGCTCAAAAAAGAACCTTTCATTTATCGTCCATATACTTGGTTGGTTGATGCTCTGCATCATTCTAATCTTGCTATCTCCGCTATCTTGGAGAATGGGAGATAATGAATTACCAGATGCATTTTGGTATAAGCAGGTTTTTCTCATCATATTCCTCATTGGAGTTTTCTACTCCAATGTTTCCATCACCGTCCCGAGGATTCTTCTTAAAGGAAAAAACTATCAATACATCTTATTGGTGGTGGGAGGGGCTATCCTTTTTTACTTTTCCATTATTTATTTTGAGCAATTCATTAAGTATCCCCAAAAGATGCATGAATTCTTCAATCCAAATAAGCCCTATTCACCAAGGGGAAGATGGTTGCCAGGAGATGTCTTCCAGATTCTATTATATATGGTATCTATAGGATTAAGTACTTCTTTGGCATTGGTACAAAAATGGCAGCGGGATGAAGTGGAACGTCAAGATCTTGAAAAGCAGAAAATCAATACAGAACTATCCTATTTAAAAGCACAGATCAATCCTCATTTCTTCTTTAACACCTTAAATAACATCTATTCACTCACCAATCTAGATGTGAAAAAAGCACAGGAAGCTTTATTAAAACTTTCTAGAATGATGCGATATGTACTGTATGAAAATCAAAAGGATGTCACGCTACTAAAAAAAGAAGTCAACTTTATTCAAGACTATATTGAGTTAATGAAGATGAGGCTTTCGAATAATGTCAAATTAAATCTGAAAATAGAAGAGCCCAAAGATGATCATATCATTGCTCCTATGTTATTGCTTCCTTTTTTAGAAAACTCTTTTAAGCATGGAATCAGTAGTCAGAAGGAATGTGAAATAACCATCCGTCTGGAAGTAATGGGTGAAACCTTATTTTTTGAAACTCGAAATCAAATTTTTCCTATCCACTCAGATAGCCCTGAAGCTAAAGAAAATGGGATTGGCATGGTCAATACTCAGAGAAGGCTTGCTTTATTATATCCTGAAAAACATCGGCTTAAATTTGGTAAAGAAGAATCCAATAATGAGTATTGGGTAAACCTTACAATTAATCTTGCATGA
- a CDS encoding TonB-dependent receptor domain-containing protein, giving the protein MKKLFYLTLIFSTITSVGIFAQSTDGDKKTPARIIGVAKDQNTGEAVPYATAALYKAGTEENIAGGVADDEGKFFITGMKPGSYTLKVSFLGFETQTVDNIQVTSPNGDVNLGDILMADEGVALEEVTVQGQRELIEERVDRTIYKAENDKTTAGGDGTDVLRRVPMLSVDLDGNVSMRGSSNITVLIDNRPSAIAASSITDALKQIPADEIKAVEVITSPSARFDAEGTSGVINIVTKKNNLQGMSLNVRTGTGLRGSDLGLNASARKGKFGFTLGGFGRAGYNVLGSFENNQVLTNPDNSISTISQSADTERTYMFGRYNFGVDYEIDKYNFLTGAVNFGIRNSKNSQDNFLTQNYLNGDLVRNALRETNSKDNSNSIDLSLNYTRTFEKKGKEISLLTLYSRDNRESSFINTLFNEDFQTIDSRLKNDNPSKNEEYTVQLDFVEPLGKDGKSILEYGAKNILRKSVSDFTYYQAEGADGEFVINPDPNISNAFNYDQNVTAGYVSYTATLFKNYTIKPGLRYEYTTINADFETEAAADIPSYGTFVPSVNLSRKMKNGNLIKAAYNRRISRPSMRYLNPNLDVSNPTQWSQGNPTLDPEYTDNYEIGYSTYFKETMLNFTGYFRNTTGSIQAVRTIQNDGVIFTTYENIGEEQAIGVNIFTNINISSKFSLNGSIETYYSMLDNGLTDPLYAASNQGFVVSGRMFGNYSLPKDWQIQLFTFARGSRVQLQGTSGGFAAYGLGINKQFNEKRGSIGFGADNFLSKEFTVRNEIVTPTIVQNSTNVMRNMNFKINFSYRIGKLSMDQRSRRKKSINNDDLKSGGDGNDMNQGGGATGVSNNK; this is encoded by the coding sequence ATGAAGAAATTATTTTACTTAACCTTAATTTTTAGCACCATTACTTCGGTGGGGATTTTTGCCCAAAGTACTGATGGGGATAAAAAAACTCCTGCAAGGATTATTGGAGTAGCTAAAGATCAAAATACCGGAGAGGCCGTTCCTTATGCGACTGCCGCTCTTTATAAAGCTGGTACAGAAGAAAACATTGCCGGTGGTGTGGCTGATGATGAAGGGAAGTTCTTTATCACAGGAATGAAGCCAGGATCCTATACTCTTAAAGTAAGCTTTTTGGGATTCGAAACTCAAACAGTAGATAATATTCAGGTTACTTCTCCCAATGGAGATGTGAATCTAGGAGATATTCTTATGGCAGATGAAGGGGTAGCTTTGGAAGAAGTTACTGTCCAAGGCCAAAGAGAATTGATCGAAGAGCGAGTAGATAGAACCATCTATAAAGCAGAAAATGACAAAACTACGGCTGGGGGAGATGGTACAGATGTTCTTAGAAGGGTTCCAATGCTTTCAGTTGATTTGGATGGTAACGTATCCATGAGAGGAAGTAGTAATATCACGGTTTTGATTGATAACAGACCTTCTGCCATTGCGGCAAGCAGTATTACAGATGCATTGAAGCAGATTCCTGCTGATGAAATTAAGGCTGTAGAAGTAATTACTTCGCCTTCCGCTAGGTTTGACGCAGAAGGAACATCTGGGGTGATCAATATTGTGACTAAGAAAAATAACCTTCAAGGTATGTCATTGAATGTTCGTACTGGAACTGGCTTAAGAGGTTCTGATTTAGGTTTGAACGCAAGTGCCAGAAAAGGAAAGTTCGGATTTACTCTTGGAGGTTTTGGCCGTGCAGGGTATAATGTTTTAGGAAGTTTCGAAAACAACCAAGTACTGACCAACCCAGATAATTCTATCTCTACCATTTCTCAATCTGCTGATACGGAAAGAACCTACATGTTTGGTAGATACAATTTTGGAGTGGATTACGAAATCGACAAATACAATTTCTTGACTGGTGCTGTGAACTTTGGTATTAGAAACTCCAAAAATAGCCAAGACAACTTCTTGACTCAAAATTATCTTAATGGAGATTTGGTGAGAAATGCCTTAAGAGAAACTAACTCCAAAGACAATTCTAACTCGATCGACCTGAGTTTGAACTATACCAGAACTTTTGAAAAGAAAGGAAAGGAAATCAGTTTATTGACTTTGTATAGTAGAGATAACCGTGAGAGCTCCTTTATTAACACCTTATTTAATGAAGATTTCCAAACTATTGATTCTAGGTTGAAGAATGACAACCCTAGCAAGAATGAGGAATACACAGTTCAATTGGATTTTGTTGAGCCTTTAGGAAAAGATGGTAAGTCCATCCTAGAATATGGAGCAAAAAATATATTAAGAAAATCAGTTTCTGATTTCACGTATTACCAAGCAGAAGGAGCAGATGGGGAATTTGTGATCAATCCAGATCCAAACATTTCCAATGCATTTAATTATGATCAAAATGTAACTGCTGGGTATGTTTCTTATACCGCTACCTTATTTAAAAATTATACCATCAAGCCAGGATTAAGGTATGAATACACAACCATTAATGCAGATTTTGAAACAGAAGCAGCTGCAGATATCCCTTCTTATGGAACCTTCGTGCCAAGTGTAAACTTGAGCAGAAAAATGAAGAATGGCAACCTGATCAAGGCAGCATATAATAGACGTATTTCTAGACCTTCCATGAGATACTTGAACCCTAATTTGGATGTTTCTAACCCAACACAATGGTCTCAAGGTAACCCAACATTGGATCCAGAATATACAGACAATTACGAAATTGGATATAGTACCTATTTCAAAGAGACGATGTTAAATTTCACAGGTTACTTCAGAAATACTACGGGTTCAATTCAAGCAGTTAGAACAATTCAAAATGATGGAGTGATATTCACTACTTATGAAAACATTGGAGAGGAGCAAGCAATTGGTGTGAATATCTTTACAAATATCAACATCAGTAGCAAGTTCTCTTTGAACGGTAGTATTGAAACATATTACTCTATGCTTGATAATGGTTTGACCGATCCTCTATACGCTGCATCTAATCAAGGGTTTGTAGTTTCAGGTCGTATGTTTGGTAACTATTCCTTACCAAAAGACTGGCAGATTCAATTGTTCACATTTGCTAGAGGTAGTAGAGTTCAGCTTCAAGGTACTTCTGGTGGTTTTGCAGCTTATGGTTTAGGTATCAACAAGCAGTTTAACGAGAAGAGAGGAAGTATTGGATTTGGAGCAGATAACTTCCTGTCTAAAGAGTTTACAGTAAGAAATGAAATCGTTACTCCTACGATCGTTCAAAACAGTACGAACGTGATGCGAAACATGAATTTCAAAATCAACTTTAGCTACAGAATAGGAAAGTTGAGTATGGATCAAAGATCAAGAAGGAAGAAATCCATCAATAATGATGATCTGAAAAGTGGAGGAGATGGAAACGATATGAACCAAGGTGGTGGTGCTACTGGGGTTTCAAATAATAAATAA
- a CDS encoding pyruvate dehydrogenase complex E1 component subunit beta: MRELQFREALREAMSEEMRRDKSVFLMGEEVAEYNGAYKVSQGMLDEFGPERIYDTPIAELGFAGLGVGAAMNGLKPIIEFMTFNFSLVAIDQIINSAAKMLAMTGGAYSVPIVFRGPTGNAGQLGATHSSNFENWFANTPGLKVIVPSNPYDAKGLLKAAIRDPDPVIFMESEVMYSDKGEVPDGEYLLPIGIADIKRKGNDVTVISFGKMMKVALQAAEEMAKEGIDCEVIDLRTVRPIDYATCVESLKKTNRAVIVEEANPLAAISSELTYHFQRYAFDYLDAPIVRVNSMDIPLSYSPTYIDVTIPNVQRTVDAIKKVSYK; encoded by the coding sequence ATGAGAGAATTACAGTTTCGTGAAGCCCTGAGAGAGGCCATGTCTGAAGAAATGAGACGTGATAAGAGCGTTTTTTTAATGGGCGAAGAAGTTGCTGAATATAACGGTGCATATAAAGTGTCACAGGGGATGCTAGATGAGTTCGGCCCTGAAAGAATTTATGACACTCCGATTGCAGAACTTGGTTTTGCAGGATTAGGGGTAGGTGCAGCCATGAATGGCCTAAAACCTATCATCGAGTTCATGACATTCAACTTTTCTTTGGTTGCCATTGATCAAATCATCAATTCAGCTGCAAAAATGCTAGCAATGACAGGCGGGGCCTATAGTGTGCCTATCGTATTTAGAGGTCCTACTGGAAACGCAGGTCAACTGGGAGCTACGCACTCTTCCAACTTTGAAAACTGGTTTGCAAATACTCCTGGCTTGAAGGTAATTGTTCCTTCTAATCCATACGATGCCAAAGGTTTATTAAAAGCGGCAATACGTGACCCAGATCCAGTAATTTTCATGGAGTCTGAAGTCATGTACAGTGATAAAGGCGAAGTGCCTGATGGGGAATATTTACTTCCTATTGGAATAGCTGACATCAAAAGAAAAGGAAATGATGTGACTGTTATTTCTTTTGGTAAAATGATGAAAGTAGCGCTTCAAGCAGCAGAAGAAATGGCAAAAGAAGGTATCGACTGTGAGGTAATTGACCTAAGAACTGTACGACCTATCGATTATGCTACTTGCGTTGAATCCCTTAAGAAAACAAATAGAGCAGTAATTGTAGAGGAAGCAAATCCATTGGCGGCTATTTCATCTGAATTAACCTATCATTTTCAGAGATATGCATTTGATTATTTAGATGCACCAATAGTTAGAGTAAACTCTATGGATATTCCTTTGAGTTACTCTCCTACTTATATTGATGTGACTATTCCAAACGTTCAAAGAACGGTAGACGCAATCAAAAAAGTAAGCTACAAATAA
- a CDS encoding NAD-dependent succinate-semialdehyde dehydrogenase — MSEIKSVNPYTGELLKSYPSLNEPGIREKLELSDQTYNNWKNTSFSERAELMSNAGKQLLKEKQKYANIISLEMGKVIKESVAEVEKCAWVCEYYSKNASEFLQDEPIELPDGKKAKLSHEPIGAVLAVMPWNFPFWQVFRFAAPTLMAGNTGLLKHASNVPQCSLAIEEVFERAGFPKGVFQSLLIDSKATTQVISNPIIKAVTLTGSEKAGASVASEAAKNIKKAVLELGGSDPFIVLKDADIDLAAETAVKARMINNGQSCIAAKRFIIEQDVYSKFVELFSGKLKELNQGDPLDEKSDYACMARADLASELYDQVKTSVEKGAKVLVGGVKPEDGKALFTPTVLTDISSNSPAYSEELFGPVATLFSVKNEEEAIKLANDSEFGLGSSIWTKDLKKGELLASKIESGAVFINSMVASNPHLPFGGIKKSGFGRELGRYGILEFVNTKTVYLG; from the coding sequence ATGAGTGAAATCAAATCGGTTAATCCATACACTGGAGAATTGTTAAAAAGCTATCCCTCTTTAAATGAACCTGGAATTCGGGAAAAGTTAGAATTGTCAGATCAAACCTACAATAATTGGAAAAACACATCTTTTTCTGAACGCGCTGAACTCATGTCAAATGCGGGAAAACAGCTACTAAAGGAAAAACAGAAATATGCCAACATCATTTCTTTAGAAATGGGCAAAGTAATCAAAGAATCCGTAGCAGAAGTGGAAAAATGCGCTTGGGTCTGTGAGTATTATTCCAAAAACGCATCTGAATTCCTTCAAGATGAACCCATCGAATTACCAGATGGAAAGAAGGCAAAACTTAGCCATGAACCCATAGGCGCTGTATTAGCAGTAATGCCTTGGAATTTCCCTTTTTGGCAGGTTTTTCGTTTTGCTGCACCCACTTTGATGGCTGGAAATACCGGACTCTTAAAACATGCATCGAATGTCCCGCAATGTTCTTTGGCAATTGAGGAGGTTTTCGAACGAGCAGGATTCCCAAAAGGTGTTTTTCAAAGTTTATTGATTGACTCAAAAGCCACAACTCAAGTAATTTCCAATCCAATCATCAAAGCCGTCACACTTACTGGAAGCGAAAAAGCAGGTGCCAGTGTAGCATCTGAAGCGGCGAAAAACATCAAAAAAGCCGTTTTGGAGCTTGGGGGAAGCGACCCTTTTATCGTTTTAAAAGACGCAGACATTGATTTAGCAGCTGAAACTGCCGTCAAGGCCAGAATGATCAACAATGGACAAAGTTGTATTGCTGCCAAACGGTTTATTATAGAACAAGACGTCTATTCCAAATTTGTAGAACTTTTCTCTGGAAAATTAAAAGAATTGAATCAAGGTGATCCTTTGGATGAAAAATCAGATTATGCATGTATGGCTAGAGCTGATTTAGCGTCAGAGTTGTATGATCAAGTGAAAACGAGTGTAGAAAAAGGAGCAAAAGTGCTAGTAGGGGGAGTAAAACCTGAGGATGGGAAAGCATTATTCACTCCCACCGTTTTAACGGACATTTCTTCAAATTCTCCAGCCTATTCGGAAGAGCTTTTTGGGCCAGTAGCCACCCTGTTTTCTGTAAAAAATGAGGAAGAAGCCATCAAGTTGGCAAATGATTCTGAATTTGGACTAGGCAGCTCAATTTGGACTAAAGACCTCAAGAAGGGAGAGTTACTGGCGAGTAAAATTGAAAGTGGAGCTGTATTTATCAACTCCATGGTTGCTTCTAATCCTCACCTCCCTTTTGGCGGCATCAAAAAATCCGGATTTGGTCGAGAGCTAGGCAGATATGGCATTTTGGAATTTGTAAACACCAAAACTGTCTATTTGGGTTAA
- a CDS encoding rhodanese-like domain-containing protein, whose product MKSYLKTFLAFLLMSILVACSTESKDEPIKDISVKEFEELLSQNSQPVILDVRTPEEYAEGHINGAMLTNFLGDDFQKQIENLDKNKSYVVYCKSGIRQAKAATYMKESGFKHVYLLEGGIDNWMKEGKPTKK is encoded by the coding sequence ATGAAATCTTATCTAAAAACTTTCCTTGCTTTCCTCTTAATGTCGATCCTTGTTGCCTGTTCAACTGAATCCAAAGACGAACCGATCAAGGACATTTCTGTCAAGGAATTTGAGGAGCTGTTATCCCAAAATTCGCAACCGGTTATTTTAGATGTCAGAACACCAGAAGAATATGCTGAAGGTCACATAAATGGAGCCATGCTTACCAACTTTTTGGGAGATGATTTTCAAAAACAAATAGAAAATCTAGACAAAAATAAATCCTATGTGGTCTATTGTAAATCCGGTATCCGGCAAGCAAAGGCCGCAACATACATGAAGGAATCTGGTTTTAAGCATGTCTATCTATTGGAAGGTGGAATCGACAACTGGATGAAAGAAGGCAAACCAACAAAAAAATGA
- a CDS encoding metallophosphoesterase family protein, producing the protein MSTKIALISDSHSFIDHKTLTYLQEVDEIWHAGDIGDPKVMESLPKGKLIRAVFGNIDDMGIQQTYPEWECWETEGVTVLMTHIGGKPPRYAKGVKSKIKEFSPQLFICGHSHICKVEFDPALNCLYMNPGAIGQQGFHHMRTMLLFELEQGKVKDLKVVELGKRGK; encoded by the coding sequence ATGTCCACTAAGATTGCACTCATTTCTGATTCACACAGCTTTATTGATCACAAAACCCTTACCTATTTACAAGAAGTAGATGAGATTTGGCATGCGGGGGATATTGGAGACCCTAAAGTAATGGAGTCCCTTCCTAAAGGAAAGCTTATTAGGGCCGTTTTTGGGAATATAGATGATATGGGAATTCAACAAACTTATCCAGAATGGGAATGCTGGGAGACTGAGGGAGTGACTGTTTTGATGACTCACATTGGGGGGAAACCTCCACGATATGCGAAAGGAGTGAAGTCAAAAATCAAGGAATTCAGCCCCCAACTTTTTATTTGTGGACATTCTCATATTTGCAAGGTGGAGTTTGATCCTGCTTTAAACTGTCTGTATATGAACCCTGGAGCAATCGGTCAACAAGGATTTCATCATATGCGTACAATGCTGCTATTTGAATTGGAGCAAGGGAAAGTGAAAGATCTAAAAGTGGTGGAATTAGGAAAAAGAGGGAAATAA
- the hisS gene encoding histidine--tRNA ligase codes for MQKPSLPKGTRDFGPIQMARRNFILNTIKDTFQLFGYQQIETPAMENLSTLTGKYGDEGDQLLFKILNSGDFLKKVNSEDIASGAAATLPKVAEKGLRYDLTVPFARFVVMNRNELTFPFKRFQIQPVWRADRPQKGRYREFYQCDADVVGTDSLVCEAEIILMIRNVFAKLGLSNYDIKVNNRKILTGISEAIGEAGKEGSLCVAIDKLDKIGWQKVKEELGERGFASHSVDKLEPLVQLKTDLKGKIAFLKDFLATSEVGLKGVSELEEMLDILDQMGANLEHVDFDIMLARGLSYYTGAIFEVKVNGVSIGSVSGGGRYDNLTGVFGLSGVSGVGFSFGVDRLYDVLEELDLFPEESLKGTTLLLTHFDQKGFRYALNVLNQFRNAGIKAEIYPDVVKAKKQFDFANKKGIPFVGICGDNEIMTETLALKNLETGNQENLKVEEVISLLKGN; via the coding sequence ATGCAAAAACCTAGTCTTCCAAAAGGAACAAGAGATTTTGGGCCAATACAAATGGCTCGAAGAAATTTTATTCTAAATACGATTAAAGACACTTTTCAGCTATTTGGATACCAACAGATTGAGACTCCTGCCATGGAGAACCTGAGTACCCTGACAGGGAAATATGGGGATGAAGGAGATCAGTTGCTTTTCAAGATTTTAAATAGCGGTGATTTTCTTAAAAAAGTCAATTCAGAGGACATTGCTTCAGGAGCAGCTGCCACTTTACCAAAAGTGGCAGAAAAGGGACTTCGATATGATTTAACAGTTCCCTTTGCGCGATTTGTGGTGATGAACAGAAATGAATTGACTTTTCCATTTAAAAGATTTCAGATTCAGCCGGTTTGGAGAGCTGACCGACCACAAAAGGGGAGATATAGGGAGTTTTACCAATGTGATGCAGATGTGGTAGGTACGGATAGCTTAGTTTGTGAGGCGGAGATTATTCTAATGATTCGTAATGTCTTTGCTAAGCTTGGACTTTCCAATTATGATATAAAAGTCAATAATCGGAAAATATTGACTGGGATTTCTGAAGCCATCGGGGAGGCAGGCAAAGAAGGGTCTCTATGTGTAGCGATAGATAAACTAGATAAGATAGGTTGGCAAAAAGTCAAAGAGGAACTAGGTGAACGAGGATTTGCTTCCCACTCTGTAGATAAATTGGAGCCTCTAGTCCAGTTGAAAACGGATCTGAAAGGGAAAATTGCCTTTTTAAAGGATTTCTTAGCGACTAGTGAAGTGGGGTTGAAAGGCGTTTCTGAATTAGAGGAAATGCTTGATATTCTTGATCAGATGGGGGCGAATTTAGAGCATGTGGATTTTGATATTATGCTAGCAAGAGGTTTGTCCTATTATACAGGAGCTATTTTTGAAGTAAAAGTGAATGGAGTTTCAATAGGCTCCGTAAGTGGCGGTGGTCGATACGATAATTTGACAGGAGTATTTGGCCTTTCCGGTGTATCTGGAGTGGGATTCTCCTTTGGTGTGGATAGACTTTATGATGTGTTGGAAGAGTTGGATTTGTTTCCAGAGGAAAGCTTAAAAGGAACCACTCTGTTGTTGACCCACTTTGACCAAAAAGGATTCCGTTATGCCTTGAACGTATTGAATCAATTCCGAAATGCAGGAATCAAAGCTGAAATTTATCCTGATGTAGTGAAAGCGAAAAAGCAATTTGATTTTGCCAATAAAAAAGGTATCCCTTTTGTTGGGATTTGTGGAGACAATGAGATTATGACTGAGACCCTTGCTTTGAAGAACTTGGAGACGGGGAATCAGGAAAATTTAAAAGTAGAAGAAGTGATTTCTTTACTTAAAGGGAATTAA
- a CDS encoding YbaB/EbfC family nucleoid-associated protein — MFDIMGMMGKIKEAQSKIKDAQAKLVHLTAEGESGAGLVKVTVNGNRKVLKIDIDESLLTPNDKEMLSDLVVAATNIAMDAIEVKIKAAMKSATDGVIPNIPGMDLGGMFG; from the coding sequence ATGTTTGATATCATGGGGATGATGGGCAAGATCAAGGAAGCCCAATCGAAAATTAAAGATGCACAGGCAAAATTAGTTCACCTTACAGCAGAAGGTGAATCCGGAGCTGGATTGGTAAAGGTTACGGTAAATGGAAATCGGAAAGTTCTGAAAATCGACATTGATGAATCTTTACTGACACCAAACGATAAAGAAATGCTGAGCGATCTAGTGGTTGCAGCAACCAATATCGCTATGGATGCCATTGAGGTAAAGATTAAAGCCGCTATGAAATCTGCGACAGATGGTGTTATCCCCAATATTCCGGGAATGGACCTTGGCGGGATGTTTGGGTAA
- a CDS encoding glycosyltransferase family 2 protein, with amino-acid sequence MKSCAVVILNYNGEEMLQKFLPSVIEYSQSDVWVIDNSSTDQSTTLLSREFPQVNLIPLKANFGYAGGYNWGLEELKGKYKYYILLNSDVEVTPEWDLDLVASADLKSGYAAIQPKILSFQNPDYFDYAGAGGGFIDALAYPYCRGRIWEHIEKDEGQYDDFIDVDWASGACMLVNAKIFHQMNGFDAHFFAHMEEIDLCWRMRNKGWKIGYDGKTKVYHVGGATLARTNPKKLFLNIRNSLSMIFKNEGWLNFGLIFLTKFCLEMMAAISFFLKGEKANAQAIWKGYKEFLIHRNISEDQIVKENKGKSVPGKGPVKFLILNTGILKKKTFQSL; translated from the coding sequence ATGAAATCCTGTGCAGTAGTCATTCTCAATTACAATGGGGAGGAAATGCTTCAAAAATTTCTTCCTTCTGTAATAGAATATAGCCAATCGGATGTTTGGGTAATTGATAATTCGAGTACTGACCAATCTACTACACTTCTATCAAGAGAATTTCCCCAAGTTAATTTAATCCCATTGAAAGCAAATTTTGGGTATGCAGGGGGGTATAATTGGGGTTTAGAAGAACTAAAGGGGAAATACAAATACTACATACTGCTCAATTCAGATGTGGAGGTGACGCCAGAATGGGATTTGGACCTGGTAGCATCAGCTGACTTAAAATCTGGATATGCAGCCATACAACCTAAAATTCTTTCTTTTCAAAACCCGGATTATTTTGATTATGCCGGTGCAGGAGGAGGATTCATTGATGCTCTAGCTTATCCCTATTGTCGAGGGAGAATTTGGGAACATATTGAAAAGGATGAAGGACAATACGATGATTTTATTGATGTAGATTGGGCATCTGGCGCTTGCATGCTTGTTAATGCCAAGATATTTCATCAAATGAACGGTTTTGATGCGCATTTCTTTGCACACATGGAAGAAATTGATCTTTGTTGGAGAATGAGGAATAAAGGTTGGAAAATCGGATATGATGGAAAAACCAAAGTATATCATGTAGGAGGTGCCACTTTGGCAAGAACTAATCCCAAAAAATTATTTCTTAATATCAGAAATAGTCTTTCTATGATTTTTAAGAATGAAGGGTGGTTGAATTTTGGCTTGATTTTTCTGACAAAATTTTGCCTAGAGATGATGGCTGCTATTTCATTTTTCCTAAAGGGTGAAAAGGCAAATGCACAAGCGATTTGGAAAGGGTATAAAGAGTTTCTAATTCATAGAAACATTTCTGAGGATCAAATTGTGAAAGAAAATAAAGGGAAATCAGTTCCTGGAAAAGGGCCCGTTAAATTCTTAATATTGAATACGGGGATATTGAAGAAAAAGACTTTCCAGTCTCTTTAG
- a CDS encoding PspC domain-containing protein yields MEKIKLFFEERAFGVCSRLGEKLNFPIDSIRLFFIYTSFITMGSPVIIYVSMAMMMKIRKYFRKSNNPILFD; encoded by the coding sequence ATGGAAAAGATAAAATTATTCTTTGAAGAAAGGGCTTTTGGAGTATGTTCCAGATTAGGTGAGAAGTTAAACTTCCCTATCGACAGCATTCGTTTATTTTTTATTTATACCTCCTTCATCACGATGGGATCACCAGTAATCATTTATGTCAGTATGGCAATGATGATGAAAATTCGGAAATACTTCAGAAAAAGTAATAATCCAATCTTGTTTGACTAA